A genomic stretch from Prochlorococcus marinus str. MIT 9312 includes:
- a CDS encoding D-alanine--D-alanine ligase family protein → MIEEKKKCIGLIFGGYSNEHDVSISSAKTVFNAFNSEINKQRFNVKAFYINKYGDWIDNDISVKILIGEIEHKKTKKQELFNQKKINFLDGIEFQNIDIWFPLLHGFNGEDGSIHGLLKFTNKPLVGCGILGSALGMDKILMKTIFSNLKIPQVNYLVIQNEDLNNLEVKNKLIIEIIKKLNFPVFVKPSNSGSSLGISKVINKSALLKALEKAWEIDARILVEEGLETREIECGIIGNSELLTSEIGEVEYGSDWYDYDSKYNSNNKITIPAKIDSKITKQIKEIAIQSCRTLNIFGFARVDFFLEKSSNKIFLNEINTIPGFTKKSMFPMLWEASGLNIEQLVAKLVDISLDL, encoded by the coding sequence ATGATCGAGGAAAAGAAAAAATGTATTGGATTAATATTTGGTGGATATTCCAATGAGCATGATGTATCAATATCCTCTGCTAAGACAGTTTTTAATGCCTTTAATTCAGAAATTAATAAACAACGCTTTAATGTTAAAGCCTTTTACATAAATAAATATGGAGATTGGATTGATAATGATATCTCAGTTAAGATCCTGATTGGTGAAATTGAACACAAAAAAACAAAAAAACAAGAGCTTTTTAATCAAAAAAAAATTAACTTCCTTGACGGAATTGAATTTCAAAATATTGATATTTGGTTTCCACTTCTTCATGGATTTAATGGCGAAGATGGATCAATTCATGGATTACTAAAATTCACAAATAAACCTTTAGTCGGATGTGGGATTCTTGGCTCTGCTCTTGGTATGGATAAAATATTGATGAAGACAATTTTCTCAAATCTAAAAATTCCACAAGTTAATTATTTAGTTATTCAAAACGAAGATTTGAATAATCTAGAAGTAAAAAATAAGTTAATTATTGAGATAATAAAAAAATTAAATTTTCCTGTTTTTGTTAAACCATCTAACTCTGGTTCATCCCTTGGCATTTCTAAAGTAATAAATAAATCAGCATTATTAAAAGCTTTAGAAAAGGCTTGGGAAATAGATGCAAGAATTTTAGTAGAAGAAGGTTTAGAGACAAGAGAGATTGAATGCGGAATAATTGGGAATTCAGAACTCTTAACCTCTGAGATTGGAGAGGTAGAATACGGAAGTGATTGGTATGATTATGATTCAAAATATAACTCAAATAATAAGATAACTATCCCAGCCAAAATAGATTCTAAAATCACTAAACAAATTAAAGAAATTGCTATTCAAAGTTGTAGAACACTAAATATTTTTGGTTTTGCAAGGGTAGATTTCTTTTTAGAAAAATCTTCAAATAAAATTTTTTTAAATGAAATAAATACAATTCCTGGTTTTACAAAAAAAAGTATGTTTCCAATGCTCTGGGAAGCTTCGGGTTTAAATATTGAACAACTTGTGGCTAAACTAGTAGATATATCTCTAGATTTATAA
- a CDS encoding cell division protein FtsQ/DivIB, which produces MKNLKKINTRSFLFLILFLFSTSFLSLKKFKKVNVDDIRISGSTLFSENDVVSNSSFTFPIRLIFIKTNLLEKDLKQNLSLKNVSVSRQIVPFGLKVHVKTRTPVAYAERILNNEEKILGFIDKDGIFIDKQNADKKNLNKLTIQVFGWKEKFKKILSEILIAQENYEFEVIKIIFSPNGFLTVEEKDLKTIFLGFKPNLINYQLQIINNLKNEFKKNNFSEEIDNIDLTDPNKPKIKVFKP; this is translated from the coding sequence GTGAAAAACCTAAAAAAAATAAACACTAGAAGCTTTTTATTTTTAATTTTATTTTTATTTTCAACAAGTTTTTTGAGCCTAAAAAAATTTAAGAAGGTTAATGTAGACGACATTAGAATTTCTGGCAGTACATTATTCTCAGAGAATGATGTGGTAAGTAATTCATCTTTTACGTTCCCAATACGTTTAATTTTTATTAAAACTAATCTATTAGAAAAAGACTTAAAACAAAATTTATCACTCAAGAACGTTTCAGTAAGTAGACAAATAGTTCCTTTTGGTTTGAAAGTTCATGTTAAAACAAGAACTCCAGTAGCTTACGCTGAAAGGATATTAAATAATGAAGAAAAGATATTAGGCTTTATTGATAAAGATGGGATTTTTATCGATAAACAAAATGCAGACAAAAAAAATTTGAACAAATTAACCATACAAGTTTTTGGTTGGAAAGAAAAATTTAAAAAAATATTATCTGAAATTTTAATTGCTCAAGAAAATTATGAATTTGAAGTGATTAAAATAATTTTTTCACCCAATGGGTTTCTAACTGTTGAGGAAAAAGATTTAAAAACAATATTCTTAGGATTTAAACCAAATTTAATCAACTATCAATTACAAATAATCAATAACTTAAAAAATGAATTTAAGAAAAATAATTTTTCTGAAGAAATAGATAATATTGATCTTACTGATCCAAATAAACCAAAAATAAAAGTGTTCAAACCCTAA